In one Hemitrygon akajei chromosome 3, sHemAka1.3, whole genome shotgun sequence genomic region, the following are encoded:
- the LOC140725436 gene encoding E3 ubiquitin-protein ligase DDB_G0292642-like isoform X2, protein MSSCGGRSRDSTDNRLKFVKRPDEITGDDDPNVYRVEMSCGHAVDPISLTEWCQIRISEGHFKFHCPAVIDDTNEGCGKEWSYKEVCRHALLSVEERQDFEEKLATLAASSYCEYKQCPRCGTYVERKDEMNVSVICSICTANDGIPFEFCWQCMKKWKGPAPRSDKCDNEGCINIQLETLKNCDTKTLPYSNIQNCPKIRACPTCGLLIEHKDKCKYVVCVRCHLEFCFACLNTKAICSKSSKYSRYCAIPVAPRQTSIPVWNRTEDQTSNPTSDSDSYGSPNPTLNYILNPVQNPIQNPVQNPTLNSNSHPKDKSCTLL, encoded by the exons GAGATGATGACCCGAATGTTTACAGAGTGGAAATGTCCTGTGGACACGCTGTGGATCCCATTTCACTCACGGAATGGTGTCAGATCCGTATAAGCGAG GGTCATTTCAAATTCCACTGCCCTGCAGTAATAGATGACACaaatgaaggatgtggaaaggaATGGTCCTACAAGGAGGTGTGCAGACACGCATTGCTCTCTGTTGAGGAACGACAGGATTTTGAAGAGAAGCTTGCCACTCTCGCCGCTTCAAGTTACTGTGAATACAAACAG TGTCCTAGGTGTGGGACTTACGTGGAACGGAAAGATGAGATGAACGTATCAGTGATTTGTTCAATCTGCACGGCCAACGATGGAATCCCTTTTGAATTTTGTTGGCAATGTATGAAGAAGTGGAAAGGCCCAGCTCCACGATCTGATAAATGTGATAATGAAGGATGCATTAATATCCAGCTGGAAACCTTGAAGAACTGTGACACAAAAACTTTACCTTACAGCAATATTCAAAATTGTCCAAAAATCCGTGCTTGTCCCACTTGTGGTTTGCTTATAGAACATAAAGATAAGTGCAAATATGTCGTGTGCGTCAGATGCCATCTGGAATTTTGCTTTGCCTGCCTTAATACAAAGGCAATTTGCAGTAAATCTTCTAAGTATTCTCGTTATTGTGCTATACCTGTAGCCCCAAGGCAAACAAGTATTCCAGTGTGGAATCGTACTGAAGATCAGACCTCCAATCCCACTTCAGATTCTGATTCATATGGCAGTCCAAATCCCACTCTAAATTATATTCTAAATCCTGTTCAAAATCCCATTCAAAATCCTGTTCAGAATCCAACTTTAAATTCTAATAGCCATCCCAAGGACAAAAGTTGTACACTTCTATGA
- the LOC140725436 gene encoding E3 ubiquitin-protein ligase DDB_G0292642-like isoform X4 — MSCGHAVDPISLTEWCQIRISEGHFKFHCPAVIDDTNEGCGKEWSYKEVCRHALLSVEERQDFEEKLATLAASSYCEYKQCPRCGTYVERKDEMNVSVICSICTANDGIPFEFCWQCMKKWKGPAPRSDKCDNEGCINIQLETLKNCDTKTLPYSNIQNCPKIRACPTCGLLIEHKDKCKYVVCVRCHLEFCFACLNTKAICSKSSKYSRYCAIPVAPRQTSIPVWNRTEDQTSNPTSDSDSYGSPNPTLNYILNPVQNPIQNPVQNPTLNSNSHPKDKSCTLL, encoded by the exons ATGTCCTGTGGACACGCTGTGGATCCCATTTCACTCACGGAATGGTGTCAGATCCGTATAAGCGAG GGTCATTTCAAATTCCACTGCCCTGCAGTAATAGATGACACaaatgaaggatgtggaaaggaATGGTCCTACAAGGAGGTGTGCAGACACGCATTGCTCTCTGTTGAGGAACGACAGGATTTTGAAGAGAAGCTTGCCACTCTCGCCGCTTCAAGTTACTGTGAATACAAACAG TGTCCTAGGTGTGGGACTTACGTGGAACGGAAAGATGAGATGAACGTATCAGTGATTTGTTCAATCTGCACGGCCAACGATGGAATCCCTTTTGAATTTTGTTGGCAATGTATGAAGAAGTGGAAAGGCCCAGCTCCACGATCTGATAAATGTGATAATGAAGGATGCATTAATATCCAGCTGGAAACCTTGAAGAACTGTGACACAAAAACTTTACCTTACAGCAATATTCAAAATTGTCCAAAAATCCGTGCTTGTCCCACTTGTGGTTTGCTTATAGAACATAAAGATAAGTGCAAATATGTCGTGTGCGTCAGATGCCATCTGGAATTTTGCTTTGCCTGCCTTAATACAAAGGCAATTTGCAGTAAATCTTCTAAGTATTCTCGTTATTGTGCTATACCTGTAGCCCCAAGGCAAACAAGTATTCCAGTGTGGAATCGTACTGAAGATCAGACCTCCAATCCCACTTCAGATTCTGATTCATATGGCAGTCCAAATCCCACTCTAAATTATATTCTAAATCCTGTTCAAAATCCCATTCAAAATCCTGTTCAGAATCCAACTTTAAATTCTAATAGCCATCCCAAGGACAAAAGTTGTACACTTCTATGA
- the LOC140725436 gene encoding E3 ubiquitin-protein ligase DDB_G0292642-like isoform X3, translating to MSNDSNDNRLKFVKRPDEITGDDDPNVYRVEMSCGHAVDPISLTEWCQIRISEGHFKFHCPAVIDDTNEGCGKEWSYKEVCRHALLSVEERQDFEEKLATLAASSYCEYKQCPRCGTYVERKDEMNVSVICSICTANDGIPFEFCWQCMKKWKGPAPRSDKCDNEGCINIQLETLKNCDTKTLPYSNIQNCPKIRACPTCGLLIEHKDKCKYVVCVRCHLEFCFACLNTKAICSKSSKYSRYCAIPVAPRQTSIPVWNRTEDQTSNPTSDSDSYGSPNPTLNYILNPVQNPIQNPVQNPTLNSNSHPKDKSCTLL from the exons ATGTCCAATGATTCCAACGACAACAGATTGAAATTTGTTAAGCGACCGGACGAGATCACAG GAGATGATGACCCGAATGTTTACAGAGTGGAAATGTCCTGTGGACACGCTGTGGATCCCATTTCACTCACGGAATGGTGTCAGATCCGTATAAGCGAG GGTCATTTCAAATTCCACTGCCCTGCAGTAATAGATGACACaaatgaaggatgtggaaaggaATGGTCCTACAAGGAGGTGTGCAGACACGCATTGCTCTCTGTTGAGGAACGACAGGATTTTGAAGAGAAGCTTGCCACTCTCGCCGCTTCAAGTTACTGTGAATACAAACAG TGTCCTAGGTGTGGGACTTACGTGGAACGGAAAGATGAGATGAACGTATCAGTGATTTGTTCAATCTGCACGGCCAACGATGGAATCCCTTTTGAATTTTGTTGGCAATGTATGAAGAAGTGGAAAGGCCCAGCTCCACGATCTGATAAATGTGATAATGAAGGATGCATTAATATCCAGCTGGAAACCTTGAAGAACTGTGACACAAAAACTTTACCTTACAGCAATATTCAAAATTGTCCAAAAATCCGTGCTTGTCCCACTTGTGGTTTGCTTATAGAACATAAAGATAAGTGCAAATATGTCGTGTGCGTCAGATGCCATCTGGAATTTTGCTTTGCCTGCCTTAATACAAAGGCAATTTGCAGTAAATCTTCTAAGTATTCTCGTTATTGTGCTATACCTGTAGCCCCAAGGCAAACAAGTATTCCAGTGTGGAATCGTACTGAAGATCAGACCTCCAATCCCACTTCAGATTCTGATTCATATGGCAGTCCAAATCCCACTCTAAATTATATTCTAAATCCTGTTCAAAATCCCATTCAAAATCCTGTTCAGAATCCAACTTTAAATTCTAATAGCCATCCCAAGGACAAAAGTTGTACACTTCTATGA